One stretch of Punica granatum isolate Tunisia-2019 chromosome 5, ASM765513v2, whole genome shotgun sequence DNA includes these proteins:
- the LOC116206869 gene encoding protein LURP-one-related 5-like translates to MFRIHPAAVNSRSKMFLESVGEDEAESPCLNKLTVWKRSSMAFRGTDGFTVFDRQGKLAFRVDNYSRTKSCSEGGGLVLMDGAGNALLTLRPQMWSIHSQWNAYRGESYSCSRSGQSMTKLRVFTLRRCSRHLLHSSKAEAEVFLRKEAACRTLSGQAPDFTIEGSFERRNCCIRRSSGEVVARIARKRVKNGGVVLSNDVFSLVIKPGFDAEMVMGFVIVLDRICHKSYGPVMCS, encoded by the exons ATGTTTAGGATCCACCCTGCAGCTGTGAATAGCAGGAGCAAGATGTTCCTGGAAAGTGTCGGTGAGGATGAAGCTGAGAGTCCGTGTCTGAACAAGCTCACTGTGTGGAAGAGGTCCAGCATGGCTTTCCGAGGGACCGACGGGTTCACTGTGTTTGACCGGCAGGGGAAATTGGCCTTTCGGGTCGATAATTACTCGAGGACGAAGAGTTGCAGTGAAGGAGGAGGGCTAGTGCTCATGGATGGAGCTGGGAATGCTCTCCTAACTCTGAGACCACAG ATGTGGAGCATTCACAGCCAATGGAACGCATACAGAGGAGAGAGCTATAGCTGCAGCAGATCAGGACAGAGCATGACAAAGCTGAGAGTGTTCACATTAAGGAGATGCTCCCGCCATCTCCTCCACAGCTCCAAGGCTGAGGCGGAGGTGTTCCTGAGAAAGGAAGCCGCCTGCCGGACCCTATCTGGCCAGGCGCCTGACTTCACAATTGAGGGATCATTCGAGAGGCGAAACTGCTGCATCCGGAGGTCGAGCGGTGAGGTTGTGGCAAGGATAGCTAGAAAGAGGGTGAAGAATGGAGGTGTTGTCCTCTCGAACGATGTCTTCAGCCTGGTGATTAAGCCTGGGTTTGATGCCGAGATGGTCATGGGATTTGTGATTGTGTTGGATCGGATCTGTCATAAATCTTATGGGCCAGTTATGTGTTCTTGA